The following coding sequences lie in one Drosophila sulfurigaster albostrigata strain 15112-1811.04 chromosome 2R, ASM2355843v2, whole genome shotgun sequence genomic window:
- the LOC133835758 gene encoding uncharacterized protein LOC133835758 has product MSYSAERALSFLYPFVILSSLICCITSAVAWTHWRYVLNACPDTNCGCVLHGRSTYNSFEGGNIAYCHYATYGLVLPLLFAVVLAVYHGYRICIGKGKRKAGTTTIRQRAGDMIVVTTESELTPDGLSPYYWLPATVISVIMAIYQLIYAAIFTDGFEVTCKQYRESLLKEIQGVGNIVPVIKQRLSCSAIFDFMDFMVESISYERRRYGRINTSACLYLTLVLSWLALFGWLIICAINIINMRRTRPARV; this is encoded by the exons ATGTCGTATAGCGCGGAGCGTGCGCTCTCCTTTCTCTATCCCTTCGTTATTCTGTCATCGCTCATCTGCTGCATTACGTCCGCTGTGGCATGGACGCATTGGCGATATGTACTCAACGCTTGCCCGGACACCAATTGCGGCTGCGTGTTGCACGGGCGTAGCACCTACAACAGCTTTGAAGGCGGCAACATTGCCTATTGCCATTATGCCACCTACGGTTTGGTTTTGCCCCTCCTCTTTGCGGTGGTGTTAGCCGTCTATCATGGTTATCGCATCTGCATAGGCAAGGGAAAACGGAAGGCGGGCACGACGACCATCAGACAGCG CGCTGGCGATATGATCGTGGTCACCACTGAGTCGGAACTAACCCCCGATGGCCTCTCGCCCTACTATT GGCTTCCTGCAACTGTCATATCAGTTATTATGGCCATTTATCAGCTGATCTATGCTGCCATTTTCACAGATGGCTTTGAGGTAACCTGCAAACAGTATCGCGAGTCCTTGTTGAAGGAGATTCAAGGAGTTGGCAACATTGTGCCTGTGATTAAGCAACGTTTGTCCTGCTCGGCGATTTTTGACTTTATGGACTTTATGGTGGAGAGCATTTCGTATGAACGTCGTCGCTATGGACGCATCAATACTTCGGCCTGTTTGTACTTGACATTAGTTTTGTCCTGGCTGGCACTCTTTGGCTGGCTTATCATTTGTGCcatcaatattattaatatgcgACGTACGCGACCAGCTCGCGTTTAA